The Sphingomonas sp. G-3-2-10 DNA window CGGTCGGGATCGTGGCGGTGCCGTCGGCCTTCCACACCGAAGCAAGCGTCGGCGCGGCGTTGCCGTTGTAGAAGCCGACTGCCCAGACGGTGGTGCCCAGCGGGGCCGCCTGGCTCGCGACGCTGAACGTCACCGGCGCTTCGCGGGTCAGGCCGTGAACGAATTCGCGGCCGGACAGCACTTCATAGGTCTGGAACGGCATGTTGAACCATTGCCGCTTCTTGTTGTTGCACAGATCCCAGTCGGTATTGATGTTGCCGGAATCGACATTGCCCTCCTGGATGTAATCCATGATCGCCCAGCCGAACGCTTCGGAGAGCTTGGCCTTGTCCGCCTGCGAGGTGCCCGCGGCGAACAGCGCGTCGAACTTGCCGTCGCGCCACGGCTGTTTCGACGCATCGTCGGGCGTGCCCTGCGAATAGGCATCGGCCAGCCGGAACGGTGCGTTGGTATATTCGGGGTTGGAGGGATCCCATTTCTGAGCCGCAGGCGTGTTGCTGACCGTCTGTCCCTGCCACATGCCGACCTTGTCGAACGCCGGATCCTGCCAATAGGCCGGCCAGACGCCGCTGCACGGGCTGGCGACCGGCGTTCCCGCCGTCGCGGTGGTTGTGGCGGCGGTGGAGTTGGACTCCGTGGCGGACTTGCAGCCCGCAAGCGCGGGCATGAGCGCCAGCATCAGCGTGGCGGTAGTTCGAAAGCGCGTGAGCATGGCCTCTCCCAAGCGAGGATGCGGGAGCGGCACGGCAGAAGCCGGCGAGCCCCCTCGGTTCACGAACGGGAACGCGACCTACCCAACAGGAGAAACCGTGCGCCATTGCCGGCCGCGCATCGTGCGCGCCGAAGCGTCTTGCCCCGCGCAGTGGCTATCATGGAAATCGCATTCCGTCCCAACGCTAAACAGTCGGATTCGGCGTGAATTGTTTCGCTGCCGATTGTTCCGTTGCGATGCCGCTTCGGTTCTGGCGAATCTCAGGGTCCGCCGCTAACCTGCGCGCAGACGGGGGAACATCTGTGATTATCGGTATCGATCTGGGCACCACCAACAGTGCCGTTGCAATCTGGCGCGACGGCGAGTCCGTGCTGGTGCCCAATGCGCTGGGCGACTTGCTGACCCCCTCCGCCGTGAGCATCACCGACACGGGCGAGGCGCTGATCGGCTTGGCCGCGCGCGAACGCCAGCCGACGCATCCCAAGCACACCGTCACTGCCTTCAAGCGCTTCATCGGCACCCAGCAGTCGGTGACCTTGGGCAAGCGCAAGTTCGACGCCGAGGAACTCTCTGCGCTGGTGCTGCGCCAGCTCAAGGCCGATGCGGAGGCGTTCACCGGCGAAACCGTCACCGGCGCAGTCATCACCGTCCCTGCCTATTTCAACGACCGCCAGCGCAAGGCCACGCGGCGCGCGGGCGATCTGGCGGGCCTCGAAGTGAAGCGGCTGGTCAACGAACCCACCGCCGCCGCGCTCGCCTTCGGCATCCAGACCCGCGAGCAGGAGCCGTTCCTGGTGTTCGATCTTGGCGGCGGGACGTTCGACGTGTCGATCGTCGAAGTGTTCGATGGGGTGGTCGAGGTGCGCGCCTCGTCGGGCGACAACCGGCTGGGCGGCGAGGATTTCAACGAGCGGCTGATCGATCTGGTCCGTGCGCGGATCGATCCGGACAAGAAGCTCGAAAAGGCCGATCCGGTCGTCCTCGCCGAATTGCTCCGCGCCGCCGCCGAACGGACCCGTCGCAAGCTGAGCGAAAGCGACGAAGCCGAATTCGCGATCGTGTGGAAGGACGAGAGCTTCGCCACGACCGTCTATGCCTCGGCGCTGGAGGAAGCCTGCGCGCCGCTGCTCCAGCGGCTGCGCGATCCCGTCCTGCGTTCGCTGCGCGATTCGAACATCCGCGTCGAGACGCTGAGCGAGATCGTGCTGGTCGGCGGATCGACCCGGATGCCGATCGTGCGCAAGGCGATCACCCGGATGTTCGGCCGCTTCCCCAATGCAACCGTCCATCCCGACCATGCGGTGGCGCTCGGCGCGGCGGTGCAGGCCGGGTTGCTGAGCCGCGACGTCGCGCTGGATGAGGTGCGGCTGACCGATGTCTGCCCCTTCACGCTGGGCATCGAAGTCGCCGAGGGCGATGGGCGCGGCGGCTATCGCGAAGGCATCTTCTCGCCGATCATCGATCGCAACACGCCGATCCCCGCCAGCCGGGTGAACAGCTACCACACGCTGGCCGACAACCAGCGCGAGATCCATTTCGGCATCTATCAGGGCGAAGCGCGCGAGGTCGCGTCCAACGTCAAACTGGGCGAGATGCGCATTCAGGTGCCGCCGAAGCCGCGTGGAGAGGTGTCGATCGAGTGCCGCTTCACCTACGACACCAGCGGAATGCTCGACGTCGATGTCAGCGTACCCTCTACCGGCGTGACGCGCAGCCTCGTGATCATGGACCAGTCCGATCCGCTGACCGAAAAACAGATCGCCGAACGCCGCGATGCGCTTGCCGCAATCAAGGTCCATCCGCGCGAGGAGAGCGAAAACGCCGCCGTCCGCGCCCGCGCCGCGCGCTGCTACGAGAGCTTTCTCGGCCGCGAACGCGACATTGTCGGCCAATGGCTGTCCACCTTCGACGGCGCGCTGGATTCGCAGGACCCGCGCACCATCCGCGAAGCGCGCGAGCAACTCGTGACGGCACTCGACAGTCTTGAGGGCGAGCGCTTCCTGTGAGCCGCGACACCTTCGCGCGATGAAATACCGCGACCCCTGCTGGGCCATCCTCGAGATCGAGCCGATCAGCGACCTGCGCGCGATCCGCGTTGCCTATAC harbors:
- a CDS encoding molecular chaperone HscC, with amino-acid sequence MIIGIDLGTTNSAVAIWRDGESVLVPNALGDLLTPSAVSITDTGEALIGLAARERQPTHPKHTVTAFKRFIGTQQSVTLGKRKFDAEELSALVLRQLKADAEAFTGETVTGAVITVPAYFNDRQRKATRRAGDLAGLEVKRLVNEPTAAALAFGIQTREQEPFLVFDLGGGTFDVSIVEVFDGVVEVRASSGDNRLGGEDFNERLIDLVRARIDPDKKLEKADPVVLAELLRAAAERTRRKLSESDEAEFAIVWKDESFATTVYASALEEACAPLLQRLRDPVLRSLRDSNIRVETLSEIVLVGGSTRMPIVRKAITRMFGRFPNATVHPDHAVALGAAVQAGLLSRDVALDEVRLTDVCPFTLGIEVAEGDGRGGYREGIFSPIIDRNTPIPASRVNSYHTLADNQREIHFGIYQGEAREVASNVKLGEMRIQVPPKPRGEVSIECRFTYDTSGMLDVDVSVPSTGVTRSLVIMDQSDPLTEKQIAERRDALAAIKVHPREESENAAVRARAARCYESFLGRERDIVGQWLSTFDGALDSQDPRTIREAREQLVTALDSLEGERFL